The following are encoded in a window of Sphaerisporangium siamense genomic DNA:
- a CDS encoding SDR family oxidoreductase has translation MLGNILITGGASGLGKATARAVAEAGGRPLVIDVTAPDAAPAYAAYEPGHAAGGATRPGSGAGRTARSGGGARPGSEAGRTARSAADGAAHAASSNGARGGVRSGDHAVADLADRGQAERAVRELAERAGGLDGVVTSAGIDRCGPLARVDAEEWERVVRVNLLGTVSVIRAALPYLTRSHGRVVTVASTLGLRPLSDATAYCAAKAGVVGFTRALALELRGQVGVTLLVPGGMRTPFFDGRDEQYTPGPEADLNAPEDVAATVVFALTRPPGCEVRELVVCPARETSWP, from the coding sequence ATGCTTGGGAACATCCTGATCACCGGCGGGGCGTCGGGCCTGGGGAAGGCCACCGCGCGCGCCGTCGCCGAGGCGGGCGGCCGGCCACTGGTGATCGACGTCACGGCGCCGGACGCGGCGCCCGCGTACGCGGCGTACGAGCCGGGCCACGCGGCCGGCGGCGCCACGCGTCCGGGGTCCGGCGCAGGGCGCACGGCACGGTCCGGCGGCGGAGCGCGCCCGGGGTCCGAGGCAGGGCGCACGGCACGGTCCGCCGCGGACGGAGCCGCGCACGCCGCGTCGTCCAACGGCGCGCGCGGCGGCGTCAGGTCCGGCGACCACGCGGTGGCCGACCTGGCCGACCGGGGGCAGGCCGAGCGCGCCGTGCGCGAGCTGGCCGAGCGGGCGGGCGGCCTGGACGGCGTGGTGACCTCCGCCGGCATCGACCGGTGCGGCCCCCTGGCGCGGGTGGACGCAGAGGAATGGGAGCGGGTGGTCCGCGTCAACCTGCTGGGCACCGTGTCGGTGATCCGGGCGGCGCTGCCGTACCTGACCCGCTCGCACGGCCGGGTGGTGACGGTGGCCTCGACGCTCGGGCTGCGCCCGCTGAGCGACGCGACGGCGTACTGCGCGGCCAAGGCGGGCGTCGTCGGCTTCACCCGGGCGCTGGCGCTGGAGCTGCGCGGGCAGGTCGGGGTGACGCTGCTCGTGCCCGGCGGCATGCGGACGCCGTTCTTCGACGGCAGGGACGAGCAGTACACGCCCGGCCCGGAGGCCGACCTGAACGCGCCCGAGGACGTCGCGGCGACCGTGGTGTTCGCGCTGACCCGCCCGCCGGGCTGCGAGGTCCGCGAGCTGGTCGTGTGCCCCGCGCGGGAGACGTCATGGCCGTGA
- a CDS encoding D-sedoheptulose-7-phosphate isomerase → MHPHLSQLRAALTAVDPDTPKIHAWGRMLGRVLRAGGRLLACGNGGSAAEAQHLTAELVGRFRADRRPYAAIPLHADTSTSTAIVNDFGAEELYARQVRAHGRPGDILICLSTSGASKNVLAAVEVAREAGLATWALTGPAPNPLAGLCDDALAVPSDDPTTVQEVHLAVIHMLCDVIEAAEPGT, encoded by the coding sequence ATGCATCCGCATCTGTCCCAGCTGCGCGCCGCGCTGACCGCCGTCGACCCCGACACCCCGAAGATCCACGCCTGGGGGCGCATGCTCGGGCGGGTGCTGCGTGCGGGAGGCCGGCTGCTGGCCTGCGGCAACGGCGGGTCCGCCGCCGAGGCGCAGCACCTGACGGCCGAGCTGGTGGGCCGCTTCCGCGCCGACCGCCGCCCGTACGCGGCGATCCCGCTGCACGCCGACACCTCGACCTCCACGGCGATCGTCAACGACTTCGGCGCCGAGGAGCTGTACGCGCGCCAGGTGCGGGCGCACGGGCGGCCCGGCGACATCCTGATCTGCCTGTCCACCAGCGGCGCGAGCAAGAACGTGCTGGCCGCGGTCGAGGTGGCGCGGGAGGCGGGCCTGGCGACCTGGGCGCTGACCGGGCCGGCGCCGAACCCGCTGGCCGGGCTGTGCGACGACGCGCTGGCCGTGCCCTCCGACGACCCCACCACCGTGCAGGAGGTCCACCTGGCGGTCATCCACATGCTGTGCGACGTGATCGAGGCCGCGGAGCCCGGGACATGA
- a CDS encoding carbamoyltransferase family protein produces the protein MRFLGINAIFHDPAAALVVDGEIVAAAEEERFSRRKHGKRPVPFSAWELPEQAAAWCLEQAGLRPEDLDGVAYSYDPELTRDAVPAEDPRMAARDLGAASKGMAGEDRDMAAYWEDLRTTYARRAPSFLATALPGLDTAQVKFVPHHIAHAASAGLAAPYRDSAVLVCDGRGEAVSHLAGHYRDGELTVLATQELPHSLGLMYEEVTEHLGFLRSSDEYKVMALASYGEPRHLGELRELIRTTGDGGFRVEPIDWRGYAKPLRRGEAWTADHADLAASVQRRLEEVLLELAGWLHERTRERCLTMAGGVALNCVANTRLLAEGPFDGIWVQPAAGDAGTALGGALHLARAHGDTVAPMSGADLGRSWTDAELAAWLTTARVPYTRPADLADAVAAELAADRIVAWFQGRSEYGPRALGRRSLLAHPGHAANTDRLNAVKGRERFRPIAPMVLAGRAHEVFTHGPLPSPYMTFVHDVRAEWRDRIPAVVHVDGTARAQTVDPVREPLLARMLEAFAARTGLPVVVNTSLNTAGRPMVDDPRDALECFGSAPVDVLAIGPYLVRRQEVRAS, from the coding sequence ATGCGGTTTCTGGGGATCAACGCCATATTCCACGACCCTGCCGCGGCCCTGGTCGTGGACGGAGAGATCGTGGCGGCGGCCGAGGAGGAACGGTTCAGCCGCCGCAAGCACGGCAAGCGCCCGGTGCCGTTCTCGGCGTGGGAGCTGCCCGAGCAGGCCGCCGCCTGGTGCCTGGAGCAGGCGGGACTGCGGCCCGAGGACCTGGACGGCGTCGCGTACTCCTACGACCCGGAGCTGACCCGGGACGCCGTCCCCGCCGAGGACCCGCGCATGGCCGCGCGGGACCTCGGGGCGGCCTCCAAGGGGATGGCCGGCGAGGACCGCGACATGGCCGCGTACTGGGAGGACCTGCGCACCACGTACGCCAGGCGCGCCCCGTCCTTCCTGGCGACCGCGCTGCCCGGCCTGGACACCGCGCAGGTCAAGTTCGTGCCGCACCACATCGCGCACGCCGCCTCCGCGGGCCTCGCCGCGCCGTACCGCGACTCGGCGGTGCTGGTGTGCGACGGCCGGGGCGAGGCCGTCTCGCACCTGGCCGGGCACTACCGCGACGGCGAGCTGACCGTCCTCGCCACCCAGGAGCTGCCGCACTCGCTCGGCCTGATGTACGAGGAGGTCACCGAGCACCTGGGCTTCCTGCGCTCCAGCGACGAGTACAAGGTCATGGCCCTGGCCTCCTACGGCGAGCCGCGCCACCTCGGCGAGCTGCGCGAGCTCATCCGCACGACCGGCGACGGCGGCTTCCGCGTCGAGCCGATCGACTGGCGGGGGTACGCCAAGCCGCTGCGCCGCGGCGAGGCGTGGACGGCCGACCACGCCGACCTGGCGGCCAGCGTGCAGCGGCGTCTTGAGGAGGTGCTGCTGGAGCTGGCCGGGTGGCTGCACGAGCGCACCCGCGAGCGGTGCCTGACGATGGCGGGCGGGGTCGCGCTGAACTGCGTCGCCAACACCCGGCTGCTGGCCGAGGGCCCGTTCGACGGCATCTGGGTGCAGCCCGCCGCGGGCGACGCGGGGACGGCGCTCGGCGGCGCCCTGCACCTGGCCCGCGCGCACGGCGACACCGTGGCGCCGATGTCGGGCGCCGACCTCGGCAGGAGCTGGACGGACGCGGAGCTGGCCGCCTGGCTGACCACGGCCCGCGTGCCGTACACGCGTCCGGCCGACCTGGCGGACGCGGTGGCCGCCGAGCTGGCCGCCGACCGGATCGTGGCCTGGTTCCAGGGACGGTCGGAGTACGGGCCGCGCGCGCTCGGCCGCCGCTCGCTGCTGGCGCACCCGGGCCACGCCGCCAACACCGACCGGCTGAACGCCGTGAAGGGACGCGAGCGCTTCCGGCCGATCGCCCCCATGGTGCTCGCCGGGCGCGCGCACGAGGTCTTCACGCACGGCCCGCTGCCGAGCCCGTACATGACGTTCGTGCACGACGTGCGGGCCGAGTGGCGCGACAGGATCCCGGCCGTGGTGCACGTCGACGGGACGGCGCGCGCGCAGACCGTGGACCCGGTCAGGGAACCGCTGCTCGCCCGGATGCTGGAGGCGTTCGCGGCGCGCACCGGCCTGCCCGTGGTGGTCAACACGAGCCTGAACACGGCGGGACGTCCCATGGTGGACGACCCGCGCGACGCGCTCGAATGCTTCGGGTCCGCGCCGGTGGACGTGCTGGCCATCGGCCCGTACCTGGTGCGGCGGCAGGAGGTGCGCGCCTCATGA
- a CDS encoding glycosyltransferase: MRIAMVSEHADPLAAVGGVDAGGQNVHVAGLAAALAALGHDVTVYTRRAAAHDPATIAMAPGVTVEHVPAGPPVPLAKDDLLPHMPAFADHLRRRWRASRPDVAHAHFWMSGVAALAAAEDLGVPVAQTFHALGTVKRRWQGSADTSPPERLAIERDVGRRAAAVIATCSDEVRELTAMDVPVDRITVVPCGVDLGLFRPDEAITHSEPGVRILSIGRLVPRKGVDTVIEALCHVPGARLVIAGGEPGDEDTPRLRALAAARGLATRVRLAGAVAREDVPALMRSAQVVVTVPWYEPFGMVPVEAMACGVPVVASAVGGHLDTVSGCGMLVPPRRPRLLAAVLRDLLARPELRAALGASGVRRARSRYGWPRVAAQTESVYRSLIGDRLGRLAAAGG, translated from the coding sequence ATGAGGATCGCCATGGTGTCCGAGCACGCCGACCCGCTCGCCGCGGTCGGCGGCGTCGACGCGGGCGGGCAGAACGTCCACGTCGCGGGGCTCGCCGCCGCGCTGGCCGCGCTCGGCCACGACGTGACCGTCTACACGCGGCGCGCCGCCGCCCACGACCCGGCGACGATCGCGATGGCGCCGGGCGTGACGGTCGAGCACGTGCCCGCGGGGCCGCCCGTCCCGCTGGCCAAGGACGACCTGCTCCCCCACATGCCCGCCTTCGCCGACCATCTGCGGCGCCGCTGGCGGGCGAGCCGCCCGGACGTCGCGCACGCGCACTTCTGGATGAGCGGCGTGGCCGCGCTCGCGGCGGCCGAGGACCTCGGGGTGCCGGTCGCGCAGACCTTCCACGCCCTCGGCACCGTGAAACGGCGCTGGCAGGGTTCGGCGGACACCAGCCCGCCCGAACGCCTGGCGATCGAGCGCGACGTCGGGCGCCGCGCCGCCGCGGTGATCGCCACCTGCTCCGACGAGGTGCGGGAGCTCACGGCCATGGACGTGCCGGTCGACCGGATCACGGTCGTGCCGTGCGGGGTGGACCTGGGGCTGTTCCGCCCGGACGAGGCGATCACGCACAGCGAGCCCGGCGTGAGGATCCTCAGCATCGGCAGGCTGGTGCCGCGCAAGGGCGTGGACACGGTCATCGAGGCGCTGTGCCACGTCCCCGGCGCGCGGCTCGTCATCGCGGGCGGCGAGCCGGGCGACGAGGACACGCCGAGGCTGCGGGCGCTCGCCGCGGCGCGGGGGCTGGCCACGCGGGTGCGGCTGGCCGGCGCGGTGGCGCGGGAGGACGTGCCGGCGCTGATGCGGTCGGCGCAGGTCGTCGTCACCGTCCCCTGGTACGAGCCGTTCGGGATGGTGCCGGTCGAGGCGATGGCCTGCGGGGTGCCGGTGGTGGCGTCCGCCGTCGGAGGACACCTGGACACGGTGTCCGGCTGCGGCATGCTCGTCCCGCCGCGCAGGCCCCGCCTCCTGGCCGCCGTGCTGCGCGACCTGCTGGCCCGGCCCGAGCTGCGCGCCGCGCTCGGGGCGAGCGGGGTGCGGCGCGCACGTTCCCGGTACGGCTGGCCGCGGGTGGCCGCGCAGACCGAGTCGGTGTACCGCAGCCTGATCGGCGACCGGCTCGGCCGGCTCGCCGCGGCGGGAGGGTGA
- a CDS encoding glycosyltransferase family 9 protein, translating to MTRRTTVLVARLDNAGDVLLAGPAVRAVAAGARRVVLLTGPNGGQAARLLPGVDEVLEWHAPWIDPDPRRLTRAHSEELISLVEAAAPGQALILTSFHQSSLPLALLLRLAGVPWIAAISEDYPGSLLDVRHIVDETEDVPEAERMLGLARAAGFALPRRDDGALAVRRPLPDVERFTGPPGYVVVHPGASAPARAWPAELHARAVRDLVLAGVRVVVTGGPDEQALTARVAGAYGHDLGGVTTFAELAAVLDGAAAVVVGNTGPAHLAAAVGTPVVSLFAPVVPATRWAPYRVPVTLLGDQEAACRGSRARVCPVPGHPCLSSVPSEEVVRTVLGLVEPLPDAPLDDVAGVREGAR from the coding sequence GTGACGCGCCGCACCACCGTGCTCGTGGCGCGGCTCGACAACGCCGGGGACGTGCTGCTGGCCGGGCCCGCCGTCCGGGCCGTCGCGGCGGGCGCCCGCAGGGTGGTGCTGCTGACCGGGCCGAACGGCGGGCAGGCGGCCAGGCTGCTGCCCGGCGTGGACGAAGTCCTGGAGTGGCACGCGCCGTGGATCGACCCCGACCCCCGCCGGCTCACCCGCGCCCACTCCGAGGAACTGATCTCCCTGGTGGAGGCCGCCGCTCCCGGCCAGGCCCTGATCCTCACCTCGTTCCACCAGTCGTCGCTGCCGCTGGCGCTGCTGCTGCGCCTGGCCGGCGTGCCGTGGATCGCCGCGATCAGCGAGGACTACCCCGGCTCGCTGCTGGACGTCCGGCACATCGTCGACGAGACCGAGGACGTGCCGGAGGCCGAACGCATGCTCGGCCTGGCCCGCGCCGCCGGGTTCGCGCTCCCGCGCCGCGACGACGGCGCGCTCGCGGTGCGCCGTCCGCTGCCCGACGTGGAGCGCTTCACCGGCCCGCCCGGGTACGTGGTGGTGCACCCGGGCGCGTCCGCGCCGGCGCGCGCCTGGCCGGCCGAGCTGCATGCACGGGCGGTGCGCGACCTCGTCCTGGCCGGGGTGCGCGTGGTCGTGACCGGGGGGCCCGACGAGCAGGCGCTCACCGCGCGCGTCGCCGGGGCCTACGGCCACGACCTCGGCGGGGTGACCACGTTCGCGGAGCTGGCCGCCGTGCTGGACGGCGCGGCGGCGGTCGTGGTCGGCAACACCGGCCCCGCGCACCTGGCCGCCGCGGTCGGCACGCCGGTGGTGAGCCTGTTCGCCCCGGTCGTGCCCGCGACGCGCTGGGCGCCGTACCGGGTGCCGGTGACGCTGCTGGGCGACCAGGAGGCGGCCTGCCGGGGCAGCCGGGCGCGGGTGTGCCCCGTGCCCGGGCATCCGTGCCTGTCGTCGGTGCCGAGCGAGGAGGTCGTGCGGACCGTGCTCGGCCTGGTGGAACCGCTCCCCGACGCGCCGCTGGACGACGTCGCCGGGGTGAGGGAGGGGGCGCGATGA
- a CDS encoding glycosyltransferase produces the protein MRILFWHVHGSWATAFVQGAHDYLVPVVPDRGPDGRGRARTYPWPASVREVSADRLAAEDIDVVVLQRPHEIELAHRWTGRRPGRDVPAVYVEHNTPTGDVPRTRHPLASRDDLPLVHVTHFNALFWDSGRAPVHVIEHGVVDPGHHYTGELPRAGVVVNEPIRRTRVAGTDLLSAFAEVVPLDVFGMGVTDLPSHLATPPGRITVHEDLPQAAMHAELARRRVYLHPYRWTSLGLSLIEAMLLGLPVVALATTEAVEAVPPDAGVLSTNPTTLRTALETFTTDPAHAHHTGHQARTAALSRYGLKRFLTDWDYLLTTLR, from the coding sequence GTGAGGATCCTCTTCTGGCATGTGCACGGGTCATGGGCCACGGCGTTCGTCCAGGGCGCCCACGACTACCTGGTTCCGGTGGTCCCGGACCGCGGCCCCGACGGGCGCGGACGGGCGCGGACGTATCCATGGCCCGCGAGCGTCCGCGAGGTGTCCGCGGACCGGCTCGCGGCCGAAGACATCGACGTCGTCGTCCTACAGCGGCCCCACGAGATCGAGCTGGCGCACCGCTGGACCGGCCGCCGCCCCGGCCGGGACGTCCCTGCCGTCTACGTCGAGCACAACACCCCCACTGGCGACGTCCCCCGCACCCGCCACCCCCTGGCCAGCCGCGACGACCTCCCCCTCGTCCACGTCACCCACTTCAACGCCCTCTTCTGGGACTCCGGCCGCGCGCCCGTCCACGTCATCGAGCACGGCGTCGTCGACCCGGGGCACCACTACACGGGCGAGCTGCCCCGCGCCGGAGTCGTGGTCAACGAGCCGATCCGGCGCACCCGCGTCGCCGGCACCGACCTCCTCTCCGCCTTCGCCGAGGTCGTCCCCCTCGACGTCTTCGGCATGGGCGTGACCGATCTGCCGTCCCACCTGGCCACGCCACCCGGCCGGATCACCGTCCACGAAGACCTCCCGCAGGCCGCCATGCACGCCGAACTGGCCCGCCGCCGCGTCTACCTGCACCCCTACCGCTGGACATCCCTCGGCCTGTCCCTCATCGAGGCCATGCTCCTCGGCCTCCCCGTGGTCGCCCTCGCCACCACCGAGGCGGTAGAGGCCGTCCCCCCCGACGCAGGCGTCCTCTCCACCAACCCCACCACCCTGCGCACCGCCCTCGAAACCTTCACCACCGACCCCGCCCACGCCCACCACACCGGCCACCAGGCCCGCACCGCCGCCCTGTCCAGATACGGCTTGAAACGCTTCCTCACCGACTGGGACTACCTGCTGACGACACTCCGGTGA
- a CDS encoding glycosyltransferase family 2 protein, with amino-acid sequence MITVVIPTIGRRSLHRLLAALGTGLETIVVDDRPRFCPALRVPGHVRVLRTGGRGPAAARNAGWRAAGTPWIAFLDDDVLPPPGWMDALVTDLRGLGADVAGSQGRLEVRLPAGRRPTDAERNTAALTRAGWATADMAYRRAALAAVGGFDERFPRAYREDADLALRLMKAGHRLVKGRRVTEHPVRDDGFWASVRAQRGNADDALMRRVHGPRWRAAVGGVPGRLPRHAVTSTLGLASCLLLLLHGVRPPEGVARGPGGLMGLAAAAGWLAMTAEFAWARLAPGPRTPGEILRMAVTSVFIPPVACAHRLRGELRARR; translated from the coding sequence ATGATCACCGTGGTGATCCCGACCATCGGACGGCGCAGCCTGCACCGCCTGCTCGCCGCGCTCGGCACCGGCCTGGAGACGATCGTGGTGGACGACCGGCCGCGGTTCTGCCCCGCGCTGCGCGTCCCCGGGCACGTCCGGGTGCTGCGCACGGGCGGGCGCGGTCCCGCGGCGGCCAGGAACGCGGGCTGGCGGGCCGCGGGCACGCCGTGGATCGCGTTCCTCGACGACGACGTTCTGCCGCCGCCCGGATGGATGGACGCGCTGGTCACGGATCTGCGCGGGCTGGGCGCGGACGTCGCGGGCTCGCAGGGCCGCCTGGAGGTCCGCCTGCCCGCCGGGCGCAGGCCCACCGACGCCGAGCGGAACACCGCGGCGCTGACCCGCGCGGGCTGGGCGACCGCCGACATGGCCTACCGCCGGGCGGCGCTCGCGGCCGTCGGCGGGTTCGACGAGCGCTTCCCCCGCGCCTACCGGGAGGACGCCGACCTCGCGCTGCGCCTGATGAAGGCCGGGCACCGGCTGGTGAAGGGCCGGCGCGTCACCGAGCACCCGGTGCGGGACGACGGGTTCTGGGCGAGCGTGCGCGCCCAGCGCGGCAACGCCGACGACGCGCTGATGCGCCGGGTGCACGGCCCGCGATGGCGGGCGGCCGTCGGCGGCGTGCCGGGACGCCTGCCGCGCCACGCGGTGACGAGCACGCTCGGCCTGGCCTCGTGCCTGCTGCTCCTCCTGCACGGCGTCCGTCCGCCCGAGGGCGTGGCCCGGGGCCCGGGAGGGCTGATGGGGCTCGCCGCGGCGGCGGGGTGGCTGGCGATGACGGCCGAGTTCGCCTGGGCGCGGCTGGCTCCCGGCCCCCGCACGCCGGGTGAGATCCTTCGCATGGCCGTGACCAGCGTGTTCATCCCGCCGGTGGCCTGCGCGCACCGGCTGCGCGGCGAACTGCGAGCGCGCCGGTGA
- a CDS encoding D-glycero-alpha-D-manno-heptose-1,7-bisphosphate 7-phosphatase encodes MGVDLPAAVLFDRDGTLVKDVPYNTDPARVEPMPGARAALDRLRAASVPVGVVTNQSGVAKGLITPAQLDAVNRRVEDLLGPFAIWAVCPHDDGDGCPCRKPAPGLILRAAAVLGVAPRDCVVIGDIARDMNAAHAAGARGILVPTPETLPPEVTSAAEVAADLPLAVEMALTPRPTPPPPTCPPCPDRKDATGHLPSPDTAAALDHASSLDESDVAGRFPSPDVAAVQSRAASPDEKDVAGRLPPPDVAAVLGRAASPDEREVAGRSAWPGAEGIADEVDPATGPAASGSRRRAIRAEASRRRTTFRSSRSPGPA; translated from the coding sequence ATGGGAGTCGATCTGCCGGCCGCCGTGCTGTTCGACCGAGACGGGACGCTCGTCAAGGACGTCCCCTACAACACCGACCCCGCCCGCGTGGAACCCATGCCCGGGGCCCGCGCCGCCCTCGACCGGCTGCGCGCCGCGTCCGTGCCCGTCGGCGTCGTCACCAACCAGTCCGGCGTCGCCAAGGGCCTCATCACCCCCGCCCAGCTCGACGCCGTCAACCGGCGCGTGGAGGACCTGCTCGGCCCGTTCGCCATCTGGGCCGTGTGCCCCCACGACGACGGCGACGGCTGCCCCTGCCGCAAGCCCGCCCCCGGCCTGATCCTCCGCGCGGCGGCCGTCCTCGGCGTCGCCCCCCGCGACTGCGTGGTCATCGGCGACATCGCCCGCGACATGAACGCCGCCCACGCCGCCGGCGCCCGCGGAATCCTCGTCCCCACCCCCGAAACCCTCCCCCCCGAGGTGACCTCCGCCGCCGAGGTCGCCGCCGACCTCCCCCTCGCCGTCGAAATGGCCTTGACCCCCCGCCCGACCCCGCCCCCACCGACCTGCCCTCCCTGCCCAGACCGCAAGGACGCCACTGGCCACCTCCCGTCCCCTGATACGGCGGCCGCCCTCGACCATGCTTCCTCCCTGGACGAGAGCGATGTCGCCGGTCGTTTCCCGTCCCCTGATGTGGCGGCCGTCCAGAGCCGTGCTGCTTCCCCGGACGAGAAGGATGTCGCCGGTCGTCTCCCGCCCCCTGATGTGGCGGCCGTCTTGGGCCGTGCTGCTTCCCCGGACGAGAGGGAGGTCGCCGGTCGTTCCGCCTGGCCAGGTGCGGAGGGCATCGCCGATGAGGTGGATCCCGCCACGGGGCCGGCAGCATCCGGTTCCCGGCGGCGGGCCATCCGCGCGGAAGCCTCACGGCGCCGTACGACCTTCCGCTCCTCCCGGTCGCCGGGGCCCGCGTGA
- the rfaE2 gene encoding D-glycero-beta-D-manno-heptose 1-phosphate adenylyltransferase, which translates to MTAGPIVVVGDSLLDVDIEGDAERLCPDAPVPVVCGRAEHRRPGGAGLAALLAAREGAEVVLITALGEDAPGRGLRALLSGFAEVVRLPLRGTTSRKTRVRARDQTLLRIDTGDGRAWRGPEGNRAARALRGAGAVLVADYGRGTAETVRDLLNRPAVPLVWDPHPAGSIPVPGCALVTPSLVEAAVLCGQADPQGAGSERPGATPEAAARHLARALHAEAVAVTLGGRGAVLCDGNGRTTRVPPPARVLGRDSCGAGDRFASAAALALRDGAPAAEAVAAAVRAATRFVEAGGAAGIRLPEAPAADRPRTAIELAALVRATGGRLIATGGCFDLLHAGHVRLLRQARALGDALIVCVNADESVRRLKGPGRPVVPEEDRMEVLRALGCVDAVVLFAEDTPTRLIEHLRPDVWVKGGDYTGLDLPEAEAVRRTGGEVVVLPTFSGHSTTGLIAAVQEVR; encoded by the coding sequence ATGACGGCCGGGCCGATCGTCGTCGTCGGCGACTCGCTGCTCGACGTGGACATCGAGGGCGACGCGGAGCGGCTGTGCCCGGACGCCCCGGTGCCGGTGGTGTGCGGGCGCGCCGAGCACCGCAGGCCGGGCGGCGCCGGGCTCGCCGCCCTGCTCGCCGCCCGCGAGGGCGCCGAGGTCGTGCTGATCACGGCGCTCGGCGAGGACGCGCCCGGGCGGGGGCTGCGTGCGCTGCTGTCGGGGTTCGCCGAGGTCGTGCGGCTGCCGCTGCGCGGCACGACCTCCCGCAAGACGCGGGTGCGCGCCCGCGACCAGACCCTGCTGCGGATCGACACCGGCGACGGGCGTGCCTGGCGCGGCCCCGAGGGGAACCGGGCGGCGCGGGCGCTGCGCGGCGCGGGCGCGGTGCTGGTGGCCGACTACGGCCGCGGCACGGCGGAGACCGTCCGCGACCTGCTGAACCGGCCGGCCGTGCCGCTGGTGTGGGACCCGCACCCGGCGGGGTCGATCCCGGTGCCGGGCTGCGCGCTGGTCACGCCGAGCCTGGTCGAGGCGGCCGTGCTGTGCGGGCAGGCCGACCCGCAGGGAGCCGGGAGCGAGCGGCCGGGCGCGACGCCGGAGGCCGCCGCGCGCCACCTGGCGCGCGCGTTGCACGCCGAGGCGGTCGCGGTGACGCTCGGCGGGCGCGGGGCCGTGCTGTGCGACGGGAACGGGCGCACCACCCGGGTGCCGCCGCCCGCGCGCGTGCTCGGCCGCGACTCCTGCGGGGCCGGGGACCGGTTCGCCTCGGCGGCGGCGCTCGCCCTGCGCGACGGCGCGCCGGCCGCGGAGGCGGTGGCGGCGGCCGTGCGGGCGGCGACCCGGTTCGTCGAGGCGGGCGGCGCCGCGGGCATCCGCCTTCCCGAGGCCCCGGCGGCGGACCGTCCCCGCACGGCCATCGAGCTGGCGGCGCTGGTGCGGGCGACCGGGGGCAGGCTCATCGCGACGGGCGGGTGCTTCGACCTGCTGCACGCCGGGCACGTCCGGCTGCTGCGGCAGGCCAGGGCGCTCGGCGACGCGCTGATCGTCTGCGTCAACGCCGACGAGTCGGTGCGCCGCCTGAAGGGGCCGGGACGCCCGGTCGTCCCGGAGGAGGACCGGATGGAGGTCCTGCGGGCGCTCGGCTGCGTGGACGCGGTCGTCCTGTTCGCCGAGGACACCCCGACCCGGCTGATCGAGCACCTGCGGCCGGACGTGTGGGTGAAGGGCGGCGACTACACCGGGCTGGACCTGCCCGAGGCCGAGGCGGTGCGCCGCACGGGCGGGGAGGTCGTGGTGCTGCCCACCTTCTCCGGCCACTCCACCACCGGTTTGATCGCCGCCGTCCAGGAAGTCAGGTGA